One Thermicanus aegyptius DSM 12793 DNA segment encodes these proteins:
- a CDS encoding HypC/HybG/HupF family hydrogenase formation chaperone — MCLAIPGQIVELLDGDHHYAMVDVSGVRRKINIHLLKQEGAHLGDWVLIHVGFAMSKISEEQAAEQLRLLGMSGEADEAMQEVLGYQFGEGNKT; from the coding sequence ATGTGCTTGGCTATTCCGGGGCAAATTGTGGAGCTTCTCGACGGTGACCATCACTACGCCATGGTGGACGTATCCGGCGTGCGCCGGAAAATTAACATTCACCTGCTGAAACAGGAAGGAGCCCATCTTGGGGATTGGGTGCTTATCCACGTCGGATTTGCCATGAGCAAGATCAGTGAAGAGCAAGCGGCCGAGCAATTAAGACTGCTCGGCATGTCGGGAGAAGCGGACGAGGCCATGCAGGAAGTCTTGGGGTATCAATTTGGTGAAGGAAACAAAACCTGA
- a CDS encoding SIS domain-containing protein, protein MERFTLWVKERLYARNESSRRFFPRESERLAQACRNMAARFLDGGRLLAFGRGVYATDAQHVSVEFVHPVIVGKRALPALDLSIAFSEWMRTIVRPEDIVMGFSPPEGDEAVEEALAFARSKGAQTFALPGKQGDYAVASPDKDPFVQQELIEILYHTLWETVHVFFEHRELGLEAGEASFLYPFLGTEQQDTTRVVTAVARSIEEKAKEVERLREKVADEESRQIVRAIHTLAEKTGRGGKLVVFGNGGSATDANDWALDMMLPPKGMTPYPAVSLSMEPAILSALANDVGTEVIFLRQLIAQAEASDVVVAISTSGGSKNALMALEEAKKRGLTTMALLGYDGGEVVQRGLADIPIVIRSDYIPRIQEAQASVYHIIREGLEVLNRDA, encoded by the coding sequence ATGGAACGTTTCACGTTATGGGTCAAGGAACGTCTTTATGCGCGTAACGAGTCTTCGCGGCGCTTTTTCCCCCGTGAATCGGAACGGCTTGCGCAGGCCTGCCGGAATATGGCCGCGCGGTTTCTCGACGGCGGCCGTCTTCTTGCGTTTGGCCGGGGAGTCTATGCCACCGACGCGCAGCACGTTTCCGTCGAATTTGTACATCCGGTGATCGTCGGCAAACGGGCACTGCCCGCTCTGGATCTTTCCATAGCGTTTTCCGAATGGATGAGAACAATCGTCCGGCCGGAAGACATCGTGATGGGGTTTTCGCCTCCGGAAGGGGACGAAGCGGTGGAAGAAGCGTTGGCCTTCGCCCGATCAAAAGGAGCGCAAACATTTGCCCTGCCGGGGAAACAAGGCGATTATGCCGTGGCCTCGCCGGATAAGGATCCGTTCGTCCAGCAGGAATTAATCGAGATCTTGTATCATACCTTGTGGGAGACGGTGCATGTCTTTTTTGAACATCGGGAATTGGGCCTGGAAGCGGGAGAAGCATCGTTTTTATACCCGTTTCTCGGAACGGAACAACAAGATACAACGCGTGTCGTAACCGCTGTGGCCCGTTCGATCGAGGAGAAGGCGAAAGAGGTAGAACGGCTGCGGGAAAAAGTGGCGGATGAGGAGTCCCGACAGATTGTCCGCGCGATCCACACCCTGGCGGAGAAAACAGGAAGGGGAGGGAAACTGGTTGTCTTTGGCAACGGCGGATCCGCCACCGATGCCAACGATTGGGCGTTGGACATGATGCTCCCTCCTAAAGGGATGACACCCTATCCGGCCGTTTCGTTGTCCATGGAACCGGCGATTCTCTCGGCGCTGGCCAATGACGTGGGCACGGAGGTCATCTTTTTGCGCCAGTTGATTGCCCAAGCCGAGGCCAGCGATGTCGTTGTGGCGATTTCCACCAGCGGTGGCTCCAAAAACGCGCTCATGGCCCTGGAAGAAGCGAAAAAACGCGGCTTGACCACGATGGCCCTGCTCGGCTACGACGGGGGTGAGGTGGTTCAGAGGGGGCTGGCGGACATTCCTATCGTCATTCGCTCCGACTACATCCCGCGAATCCAGGAAGCGCAAGCGAGCGTCTACCACATCATCCGCGAAGGACTGGAGGTGCTGAACAGAGATGCTTGA
- the hypE gene encoding hydrogenase expression/formation protein HypE, with protein sequence MKTTKVQFTDAQIELAHGAGGKASRRLIEGLLIPYLMDVIPPELNDAAYVDVDGRRLAFTADSFVVKPLVFPGGSIGELAVNGTVNDLAMGGAKPLALVTALILEAGLATAELEREVAAMGKAAERAGVSVVGGDTKVVEHGKVDGLFIATAGIGLADPRVILSAQRVHPGDQVILSGPIGDHGITVLLARGELDLEADLTSDTRPLWPFVSALIEAAAPGLRWLRDPTRGGVATALNELARDTKLAVVLEEEAIPVRPAVRGACEILGLDPLHIANEGQFIAIVSPEYADVAVAAIRSVPGGEEARRIGEIREEPKRAVLARSRYGGTRVIDMLVGDPLPRIC encoded by the coding sequence ATGAAAACCACCAAGGTGCAGTTTACCGATGCACAAATAGAACTGGCTCATGGCGCCGGCGGCAAGGCAAGCCGTCGGCTCATCGAGGGATTATTGATCCCTTACCTGATGGATGTGATCCCGCCGGAGTTAAACGATGCGGCGTATGTCGATGTCGATGGGCGCCGCTTGGCTTTTACGGCAGACAGCTTTGTCGTTAAGCCGTTGGTTTTCCCGGGCGGTTCCATTGGAGAGCTTGCCGTCAACGGAACGGTGAACGATTTGGCGATGGGCGGAGCCAAACCGTTGGCACTGGTGACCGCACTCATTTTGGAGGCAGGCTTGGCGACAGCCGAGTTGGAACGGGAGGTGGCCGCCATGGGCAAAGCGGCCGAACGTGCCGGGGTCTCTGTGGTTGGGGGCGATACGAAGGTGGTGGAACATGGGAAAGTGGACGGGCTCTTCATCGCTACGGCAGGCATCGGTCTCGCCGACCCGCGTGTTATCCTTTCTGCTCAACGTGTTCACCCCGGTGATCAGGTGATTCTCTCCGGGCCCATTGGAGATCATGGGATCACCGTCCTTTTGGCCAGGGGTGAATTGGATTTGGAAGCCGATCTTACCTCGGATACGCGTCCATTATGGCCATTCGTATCCGCCCTCATCGAAGCTGCGGCACCGGGATTGCGATGGCTGCGCGATCCGACGAGGGGAGGTGTGGCGACGGCGTTGAACGAACTGGCAAGGGATACCAAGCTTGCCGTGGTGCTGGAAGAGGAAGCGATTCCGGTACGTCCGGCGGTACGGGGAGCCTGTGAAATATTGGGCCTTGATCCCCTCCACATCGCCAACGAAGGGCAGTTTATCGCCATCGTTTCACCGGAATATGCCGATGTTGCCGTAGCGGCGATCAGAAGTGTTCCGGGCGGAGAGGAGGCACGACGTATCGGAGAAATCCGGGAAGAGCCGAAAAGAGCGGTTCTCGCCCGTTCCCGGTACGGGGGCACGCGAGTCATCGATATGCTTGTGGGCGATCCCTTGCCGCGTATCTGCTGA
- a CDS encoding hydrogenase maturation protease: protein MTVVIGCGNLLRSDDGAGPMLIRKLWERGVPPGVRLADGGTAGMDVAFQIGDAEELILVDVCTSGAEPGTIFELPGEEVETPPLEDLNLHDFRWDHAITMGRWLLKSRFPKKVTVFLIEAENLSYGFGLSQTVEKALDRLAEELIQRLGGKGSET, encoded by the coding sequence ATGACCGTTGTCATTGGTTGTGGCAATTTACTTCGGAGCGACGACGGAGCGGGTCCCATGCTGATTCGCAAATTATGGGAGCGGGGGGTTCCCCCCGGAGTCCGCTTGGCCGACGGGGGGACCGCCGGTATGGATGTGGCTTTTCAGATCGGGGATGCGGAAGAATTGATTCTGGTAGATGTCTGCACTTCCGGCGCAGAGCCCGGCACGATTTTTGAGCTTCCGGGGGAAGAGGTGGAAACGCCTCCTCTGGAAGATCTGAACCTCCACGATTTTCGTTGGGATCACGCCATTACCATGGGACGCTGGCTGCTCAAAAGCCGCTTTCCTAAAAAAGTGACGGTTTTCCTCATCGAGGCGGAGAACTTGTCCTATGGATTTGGCTTATCGCAAACGGTGGAGAAGGCGCTCGATCGTTTGGCGGAGGAGCTGATTCAACGTCTGGGAGGGAAAGGAAGTGAAACTTGA
- a CDS encoding Fe-S cluster biogenesis protein NfuA, which produces MQTKQEDFHALAERVDRELAMVKELPEDSRRKAMELKKAVEAFHAHALRQLVRTFRESDAGKELLLKAVEDPAVYAMFLMHGIIKPDLFTRVAAVLEEVRPYMRSHGGDVELVKVEGETVYVRLQGACSGCSLSAVTLKNGVEEAIKARLPEIAYVVMVEDEVASGYLPPHAADPAGALEQNGWLQGPAIRELEEGRPLRFAREEGDILVVRIEGKVMAFRNQCPHMGMPLDGGFVDGSVMTCPWHGFRFDLSTGECMTAPHVQLEPFPVRVEDRRIWIRLG; this is translated from the coding sequence ATGCAAACCAAGCAGGAGGATTTCCACGCTTTGGCGGAACGTGTGGATCGGGAGTTGGCTATGGTGAAAGAACTTCCGGAAGATTCACGCAGGAAGGCGATGGAGCTGAAAAAGGCTGTCGAAGCGTTTCATGCGCATGCCCTTCGCCAGCTGGTCCGTACGTTTCGCGAATCGGATGCGGGAAAAGAGTTGCTGCTGAAGGCGGTGGAGGACCCTGCCGTCTACGCCATGTTTTTGATGCACGGGATCATCAAACCAGATCTGTTTACCCGGGTTGCAGCGGTGCTCGAAGAAGTGCGCCCCTACATGCGTTCTCACGGAGGCGATGTGGAGTTGGTGAAAGTGGAAGGGGAGACGGTATATGTGCGCCTTCAAGGCGCCTGTTCCGGCTGTTCCCTGTCCGCTGTGACGTTGAAAAACGGGGTCGAGGAAGCGATCAAAGCGCGCCTCCCGGAAATTGCATATGTCGTCATGGTGGAAGACGAAGTCGCCTCCGGCTACCTGCCCCCGCATGCGGCCGATCCTGCGGGCGCCCTGGAACAAAACGGCTGGCTGCAAGGTCCGGCCATCCGGGAATTGGAAGAAGGGCGGCCGCTCCGGTTTGCCCGGGAGGAGGGTGACATCCTGGTGGTGCGCATCGAAGGAAAGGTGATGGCGTTTCGCAATCAGTGTCCCCATATGGGGATGCCTCTCGACGGTGGATTCGTCGATGGATCTGTGATGACCTGTCCGTGGCACGGCTTCCGTTTCGACCTGTCGACCGGAGAATGCATGACGGCGCCCCACGTGCAGTTGGAACCGTTTCCGGTGCGAGTGGAGGACCGGCGAATATGGATACGGTTAGGTTGA
- the hypD gene encoding hydrogenase formation protein HypD translates to MKYVDEFRDPELIRKTSDEIHRVVDPDYHYRFMEVCGGHTFSIFRFGLQNLLPANIELVHGPGCPVCVLPMGRMDDGLSIARQPGVIFTAFGDVMRVPGRQGTPLELRARGADIRMIYSPLDALKMAIDHPDRQVVLFAIGFETTAPSTALTLLRARERNVSNFFVFSNHVLIIPAIRAILDSPDMRIDGFIGPGHVSTVIGAHPYEFIAKNYGKPVVISGFEPLDLLQSILMLVKQMREGRSEVENQYSRVVPAQGNIPALQAMNEVFEVRPFFEWRGLGFISQSALKLRPEFARWDAEVRFPVEGVRVTDPKAAQCGEVLKGVLKPHQCKLFGKECTPEHPVGALMVSSEGACAAYYHHVHLRQAAGE, encoded by the coding sequence ATGAAGTACGTTGACGAATTTCGTGATCCGGAGTTGATCCGAAAGACATCGGATGAGATCCATCGTGTGGTTGATCCGGATTATCATTACCGTTTTATGGAGGTTTGTGGCGGGCATACGTTTTCGATCTTTCGATTCGGGTTACAGAACTTGCTGCCGGCAAACATCGAACTGGTCCATGGGCCGGGATGTCCGGTTTGCGTCCTGCCCATGGGGCGTATGGACGACGGCTTGTCCATCGCCAGGCAGCCGGGTGTGATTTTTACCGCGTTCGGCGATGTGATGCGCGTTCCGGGGAGACAAGGAACTCCTTTGGAACTTCGGGCCAGGGGGGCCGATATCCGTATGATCTATTCTCCCTTGGACGCTTTAAAGATGGCCATCGACCATCCTGACCGGCAGGTGGTGCTGTTCGCCATCGGCTTTGAAACGACGGCTCCCTCGACGGCGCTGACACTCCTGCGCGCCCGCGAACGTAACGTGTCCAATTTTTTCGTGTTTTCCAATCATGTTCTCATTATACCCGCGATTCGCGCGATCCTGGATTCCCCGGATATGCGCATCGACGGATTTATTGGACCCGGCCATGTTTCGACGGTAATCGGTGCCCATCCTTATGAGTTTATTGCAAAAAATTACGGGAAACCCGTGGTGATCTCCGGTTTTGAACCGCTGGATCTATTGCAATCCATCCTCATGCTGGTCAAACAAATGCGGGAAGGCCGATCTGAAGTGGAGAATCAGTACAGCCGCGTTGTCCCCGCACAAGGGAACATCCCTGCGCTGCAAGCGATGAACGAAGTCTTTGAAGTTCGTCCCTTCTTCGAATGGCGGGGACTTGGGTTCATCTCCCAATCGGCATTGAAACTTCGCCCCGAATTCGCCCGGTGGGATGCGGAGGTCCGTTTCCCAGTCGAAGGCGTTCGCGTCACGGATCCAAAGGCGGCTCAATGCGGCGAGGTGTTAAAAGGGGTGTTGAAACCGCATCAATGCAAATTATTCGGCAAAGAATGCACGCCCGAGCATCCGGTGGGGGCTCTCATGGTGTCGTCGGAGGGGGCATGCGCCGCCTATTACCATCATGTCCACTTGCGTCAGGCGGCCGGTGAGTAG
- a CDS encoding RNA polymerase sigma factor: MMKWNRWEKPMMTDEQLVEEMAQGNQAAFEAFIHRYHGPLLGYLERMLQDEKKAEDFVQETFLRLLQQLRRKKIPERIRPWLYRVATNLCNDYWRSGRYRSEYLSEEEIPEQKDPRPTVLEIYERQESRKEILSALGQLTEKERQIVFLRFFQELKLQEIAEVMEMPLGSVKSNLFHSLKKLKHHLIEEKKENPEEKEGSSHA, from the coding sequence ATGATGAAATGGAATAGATGGGAGAAGCCGATGATGACGGATGAACAATTGGTTGAAGAAATGGCTCAGGGAAATCAGGCCGCCTTCGAGGCATTTATTCACCGCTACCACGGGCCTTTGCTGGGATATCTGGAACGGATGCTGCAAGACGAGAAGAAGGCAGAGGACTTTGTCCAGGAGACGTTTCTCCGCCTCCTCCAACAATTGCGGCGGAAAAAGATTCCCGAGAGAATACGCCCCTGGCTCTACCGGGTGGCTACCAACCTATGTAACGATTACTGGCGCAGCGGCCGTTATCGATCCGAGTACCTCTCTGAAGAAGAAATCCCGGAGCAGAAAGATCCACGTCCTACCGTTCTAGAAATCTATGAACGGCAGGAGAGCCGCAAAGAGATTCTTTCCGCCTTGGGGCAGCTGACGGAGAAGGAGCGGCAAATCGTGTTCCTCCGTTTCTTCCAAGAACTCAAACTGCAGGAGATTGCCGAGGTCATGGAGATGCCGCTTGGGAGTGTGAAGTCCAACCTCTTCCACTCCCTGAAAAAGCTGAAGCACCATCTTATTGAAGAAAAAAAGGAGAATCCGGAAGAAAAGGAGGGAAGTTCTCATGCATGA
- a CDS encoding ATP-binding cassette domain-containing protein: MIDIDQLLFARNEFQLEIPRLTLHAGITLLVGRNGAGKSTFLQLLATALLPDQGEIRYGGRRVTKDLPLIRSQIGFLPTGIELYEEMTPRRFLRYLVELKGVHDRGVVEKLLKEFDLLKVENRKIGKLPQGLRQRLALAQAWIGSPAYLFLDEPMNDLDTRERKHLVSLLNRYARNRCVVASTHDFQEWENQADRILWIDRGKVHFHDSLEKWKECASTGERLSLEEAFLRRLMGVRSGSYPAEGFPLFWS; encoded by the coding sequence GTGATAGATATCGATCAATTATTGTTTGCTCGAAACGAATTTCAACTGGAAATTCCAAGGCTTACCTTACATGCAGGCATCACCCTTTTGGTGGGGAGAAACGGAGCGGGAAAATCCACCTTCCTGCAGCTTTTAGCCACGGCGCTCCTGCCGGATCAGGGTGAGATAAGGTACGGAGGCCGAAGGGTAACAAAGGATTTGCCGCTGATTCGCAGCCAAATCGGTTTTTTGCCCACCGGAATCGAGCTCTACGAAGAGATGACTCCAAGGAGGTTTCTCCGTTACTTGGTGGAGTTAAAAGGGGTTCATGATCGAGGAGTAGTGGAGAAGCTGCTTAAAGAATTTGATCTCCTTAAGGTTGAGAACCGGAAGATCGGGAAGCTTCCTCAAGGCTTGCGACAAAGGCTGGCTCTCGCGCAAGCATGGATCGGCTCTCCAGCCTATCTCTTTCTGGACGAGCCCATGAATGACCTGGATACGAGGGAACGAAAACACCTCGTCTCCCTTCTGAACCGTTATGCCCGCAATCGATGTGTGGTCGCCTCAACACACGATTTCCAAGAATGGGAAAATCAGGCAGACAGAATCCTTTGGATAGACCGCGGAAAAGTTCACTTTCACGATTCCCTCGAAAAATGGAAAGAATGCGCGTCCACAGGGGAAAGGTTAAGCCTAGAAGAAGCCTTCCTGCGGAGATTAATGGGCGTCCGGAGTGGTTCTTACCCTGCCGAAGGGTTCCCTCTCTTTTGGTCATAA
- a CDS encoding glutaredoxin domain-containing protein, producing the protein MLELYGSKGCPYTKEVRESLLLDGEEFVEYDVEDNPEMLNRLISLTGGSTVPVLVERGRVLQVGYLGRGCIVGPYDQKRGNPSAG; encoded by the coding sequence ATGCTTGAACTTTATGGTTCGAAAGGCTGCCCATACACGAAAGAAGTACGGGAGTCCCTGCTATTGGACGGGGAGGAGTTTGTGGAATATGACGTGGAGGATAACCCCGAGATGTTAAATCGGTTGATTTCCTTGACAGGGGGAAGCACCGTCCCTGTTCTTGTGGAAAGGGGGCGGGTTCTCCAAGTGGGCTATTTAGGCCGCGGCTGCATCGTGGGACCTTATGACCAAAAGAGAGGGAACCCTTCGGCAGGGTAA
- a CDS encoding tetratricopeptide repeat protein, with amino-acid sequence MLRPQPIGVFPGTTGFLLLPSVPDEEKLLPLLLRGDLPEKWPESWRFFALSLEGRDRGEVLSLLPPGPVGIFNRFILEPTVQLYALSKEELTGELALLLDAAAWRFGFREAPPSSSGTTGEIRAFLLVTQAYEDFQRNEWQEGLDKLWEAAGTVQDLSPVFSSRLYAEWAAVRQNLGDYGTETVNGYLKALSLLENTSFHEARAELWFQLGTLHQGGAAGRKGPLLEAIRCYHEVLKVYRKETHPESYAMVHMNLALSYLSMPSLDRSAHLRTAMAVQSLRETLQIFKKETHPDLWASATMNMANALQHLHSSHPEENLWEAVALYEEVLSVRRPEEDILGYARVLANQGNALAHLGAFSRAEPRLQEAIRLFRAHGEEEAAESVEAILEEIDRIRKGAAANENL; translated from the coding sequence GTGCTGCGTCCGCAACCGATCGGCGTTTTTCCCGGGACGACAGGCTTTCTTCTCTTACCTTCCGTTCCGGATGAAGAGAAGCTCTTGCCCCTCCTTCTACGTGGCGATCTTCCGGAGAAATGGCCGGAAAGCTGGAGGTTTTTTGCATTAAGCCTGGAAGGAAGGGACCGGGGAGAGGTGTTATCCTTATTGCCGCCGGGACCGGTAGGGATTTTTAATCGATTTATTCTAGAACCTACGGTCCAACTGTATGCTTTGTCTAAAGAAGAATTGACGGGGGAATTGGCCCTTCTCCTGGATGCGGCGGCGTGGCGCTTTGGTTTTCGGGAGGCGCCTCCTTCTTCTTCCGGCACCACCGGGGAAATTCGGGCTTTTCTGTTGGTCACTCAAGCCTATGAAGATTTTCAGCGGAACGAATGGCAGGAGGGATTGGACAAACTCTGGGAAGCAGCGGGAACCGTTCAGGATCTCTCCCCTGTTTTTTCCTCCCGCCTTTACGCGGAATGGGCGGCGGTTCGTCAAAATCTTGGTGATTACGGCACGGAAACGGTGAACGGGTACCTCAAAGCCCTCTCTCTTTTAGAAAATACTTCCTTTCATGAGGCACGGGCGGAGCTCTGGTTTCAATTGGGTACTCTTCATCAAGGGGGAGCAGCAGGTCGGAAGGGTCCTCTGCTGGAAGCGATCCGCTGTTACCATGAAGTGCTGAAAGTGTATCGTAAAGAAACGCATCCTGAAAGTTACGCCATGGTTCACATGAACCTGGCTTTGTCTTATCTCTCCATGCCTTCCTTGGACCGCAGTGCCCATTTGCGGACAGCCATGGCCGTACAATCCCTCAGGGAAACCTTACAAATTTTTAAGAAGGAGACTCATCCCGATCTTTGGGCGAGTGCCACTATGAATATGGCCAATGCTTTGCAGCATCTGCATAGCTCCCATCCGGAAGAGAACCTCTGGGAAGCGGTGGCACTTTATGAAGAGGTATTGAGCGTTCGCCGGCCCGAGGAGGATATACTGGGTTACGCCCGTGTCCTGGCCAATCAGGGGAACGCTCTTGCTCATCTGGGAGCATTCTCGCGGGCAGAACCGCGCTTGCAAGAGGCGATCCGGCTTTTTCGCGCACACGGGGAAGAGGAAGCAGCCGAGTCCGTTGAGGCCATATTGGAAGAAATCGACCGCATACGGAAAGGTGCGGCGGCGAATGAGAATTTATGA
- a CDS encoding ABC transporter permease — translation MNKWFKSFMLEIRMIFTQPLFLLLPILFGIWFAFDLSAISPPRSEDLYHFAYDFHKVKQTLSLGVAVFLGMHMVRRDLKKPSYDWLGSLPVSSATLLTAKYAAGVLYLTLFTLAMSMVYAAFALMRRMTLPEIGTYLTFFGLQYEWSYGVTLALAMSLAVFIKGRVAYLIGFNAWMFGTFFMDIFIVSQNDLYPLKTFHLNQFFRHSPLEQEVWGMRLAQKEIWFSRLFVAAFILLLMVLMIAVLKGIRPSRTYRWWIGLSAASFILALAAFLPYGLLWQERYQAFAEKAKDAAAMGTRGVVHRFPIRSYEIDLMVNPQGELSVSASMEIPKEEVEKSPLPFTLNPIFHVTEAFADGQAVPFSQEGDLVRVNPSTHSPPSDPVRITLRYTGKAIDWNYDSGLYDYFHAFVDEKTVYLRAEAGWYPLAGETGLYHISSGSGKEKLFLNNHLPTHASQFTVRIYGVKNKVYSTLPEGKTRDPESNQDDQNHFAGEANAVSLYSGDLTEVKLPQESTVVITSPSNRLEAERYLLRFTEMKRYYTGWLEKPLNPLQRIFYFSPLGNPQNFFEEPGPDYYLIAESTFHNLDERQLVNAVNKLLFNDIEPRTFFSEEPSDVTNHSIASEIRFAFYYLYGRDALHLTRQEAMDSIRMPPDSEEKRFPTPIYNPERHPVLNPILEEIDRAIDAGKTEQVKKVLNHFRSKGLTRMDDESHEPLYPRITLEDWHAVWKQVFANPMSGR, via the coding sequence ATGAATAAGTGGTTCAAGTCGTTTATGTTAGAGATTCGGATGATTTTCACCCAACCTCTTTTTCTCTTGCTTCCCATCCTGTTTGGGATCTGGTTCGCTTTCGATTTATCGGCCATCTCTCCGCCACGGTCTGAAGATCTCTATCACTTTGCCTACGACTTTCATAAAGTGAAACAGACGTTAAGTCTGGGCGTCGCCGTGTTTCTTGGCATGCACATGGTGCGTCGGGATTTGAAAAAGCCCTCCTATGATTGGCTCGGCAGTTTGCCCGTCTCCAGCGCCACCTTGCTCACCGCCAAATATGCCGCCGGGGTGCTCTATCTCACCTTGTTTACCCTGGCCATGTCCATGGTATACGCCGCGTTTGCTCTGATGAGGAGGATGACTCTCCCGGAGATCGGCACGTATCTAACTTTCTTCGGATTGCAGTATGAATGGTCCTATGGGGTAACCCTTGCTTTGGCCATGAGCCTGGCGGTTTTTATCAAGGGGCGGGTGGCTTACCTCATCGGGTTTAACGCCTGGATGTTCGGCACCTTTTTCATGGATATCTTCATCGTTTCACAAAACGACCTTTATCCTTTAAAGACGTTTCACTTAAATCAATTTTTCCGTCATTCCCCGCTGGAGCAGGAGGTTTGGGGCATGCGCCTCGCCCAGAAAGAAATCTGGTTTTCTCGCCTTTTCGTGGCTGCCTTCATTCTCCTCCTCATGGTTTTAATGATTGCCGTTTTAAAAGGGATCAGGCCAAGCCGAACGTATAGATGGTGGATAGGACTCTCAGCAGCATCCTTCATCCTGGCTTTGGCGGCCTTTCTACCGTACGGTCTGTTGTGGCAGGAGCGCTACCAAGCTTTTGCGGAGAAAGCGAAAGATGCCGCCGCCATGGGAACCAGGGGGGTAGTTCATCGATTCCCGATCCGTTCCTACGAGATCGACTTGATGGTAAATCCCCAAGGGGAGTTAAGCGTCTCCGCCTCCATGGAGATCCCCAAGGAAGAGGTGGAAAAATCCCCTCTGCCGTTTACACTAAACCCTATTTTCCATGTGACGGAAGCATTCGCCGATGGCCAGGCGGTTCCCTTCTCCCAGGAGGGCGATCTGGTTCGGGTGAACCCATCCACCCATAGCCCTCCATCCGATCCGGTCCGGATTACTCTCCGCTATACCGGCAAAGCGATCGATTGGAACTATGACAGCGGTCTTTATGATTACTTTCATGCCTTTGTAGATGAGAAAACCGTATACCTCCGTGCTGAAGCCGGATGGTATCCATTGGCGGGGGAAACGGGGCTTTATCACATCAGTTCCGGAAGCGGCAAAGAAAAACTGTTCCTTAACAATCATCTCCCCACCCATGCATCTCAATTTACGGTAAGAATCTATGGTGTAAAGAATAAAGTATACAGCACTCTCCCGGAGGGGAAAACCCGTGATCCTGAGTCGAATCAAGATGATCAAAACCATTTCGCCGGTGAGGCGAATGCGGTTTCCCTCTACAGCGGAGACCTTACGGAGGTAAAACTCCCCCAGGAGTCCACCGTAGTGATCACATCACCCAGCAATCGTCTGGAGGCCGAGAGATATCTCCTCAGGTTTACCGAGATGAAGAGATATTACACAGGGTGGTTGGAGAAGCCCCTAAATCCTCTTCAGCGAATCTTTTACTTTAGTCCCCTCGGTAATCCTCAAAATTTTTTTGAAGAGCCGGGACCGGATTATTACCTCATCGCCGAATCCACATTTCACAACCTGGATGAAAGACAACTCGTCAATGCGGTGAATAAGCTCCTCTTTAACGACATCGAGCCGCGCACCTTTTTCTCGGAGGAGCCGTCGGATGTAACAAATCATTCCATTGCAAGCGAGATTCGCTTTGCTTTTTACTACCTTTACGGACGGGATGCCCTGCATCTTACCCGACAGGAGGCGATGGATAGCATAAGAATGCCACCCGACTCCGAGGAGAAACGCTTCCCCACACCGATCTATAACCCTGAACGGCACCCGGTCCTGAATCCGATCTTGGAAGAGATCGATCGCGCCATTGACGCCGGAAAGACGGAACAGGTGAAGAAGGTGTTGAACCACTTCCGTTCAAAGGGGCTCACCCGGATGGACGATGAGAGCCATGAACCCCTTTACCCCCGCATCACCTTGGAAGATTGGCATGCGGTATGGAAGCAGGTTTTTGCCAATCCTATGTCGGGACGATAA